A DNA window from Gigantopelta aegis isolate Gae_Host chromosome 4, Gae_host_genome, whole genome shotgun sequence contains the following coding sequences:
- the LOC121372490 gene encoding uncharacterized protein LOC121372490: MAYQPFMFEPERSEHDSESDFDIGLSSGDELEENVENIARLGNRDWCLCGNCRPMDTVKESICCLEVDQIGDKMQTTNLQCILEHYDFPIICLYPEVLRTALVARADIRRDDYTEPVPNRLWRDRQDFLSVAFLCW; this comes from the exons ATGGCTTACCAACCGTTTATGTTTGAGCCCGAACGTTCCGAACATGATAGTGAGTCGGACTTCGACATAGGATTATCTTCAGGCGATGAATTGGAAGAAAATGTCGAAAATATTGCGCGATTGGGAAACCGAGATTGGTGTTTGTGTGGCAACTGCAGACCAATGGACACGGTAAAAGAAAGTATCTGTTGTTTAGAAGTAGACCAAATCGGCGACAAAATGCAAACCACCAACTTGCAGTGCATTCTAGAACATTATGATTTCCCGATTATATGTTTGTATCCAGAAGTGCTCAGGACAGCCCTCGTAGCCAGAGCCGACATACGACGCGATGACTACACAGAACCAGTACCAAATAG gCTGTGGCGAGATCGTCAGGATTTTCTCAGTGTAGCATTTTTATGTTGGTGA